CCACCTACACCGTGGCCACCATCGTGGGCTGCCAGCCCAAGAAGCCGGCCACCACGGGGCAGCCAGTGCTGGAGACATTCATCGGGGAGGCAGCCCGCACGCGCCCGGAACTGACGCTGATGCGGCCGGTGCGCAACGGCATCGTGGTGGACTGGGACGCGGCCGAGCTCATCTGGCGCCACATGCTGGAGCACGACCTCCGCGTGGCCACCCGGGACCACCCGCTGCTGTTCTCCGACCCACCCTTCAGCCCCATCACCAACCGCGAGAAGCTGGTGGAGGTGGCCTTCGAGTCGCTGAACTCCCCCGCCATGTACGTGGCTTCCCAGTCAGTGCTGTCGGTCTACGCGCACGGGCGGGTCAGCGGGCTGGTGGTGGACACGGGCCATGGGGTCACCTACACAGTGCCCGTCTTCCAGGGCTACAATCTGCCCCACGCCACAGAGCGCCTGGACCTGGCGGGCGCCCACCTGACCGCCTTCCTGGCGGAGATGCTGCTTGGTTCTGGCTTGCCGCTGGGGCAGCAGGACCTGGACACGGTGGAAAACATCAAGCACCGTTACTGCTACGTGGCCCCCGACTTGTTAAAGGAACAGACCCGGCCGGAACTGGAATGCCGCCAGACCCTGAAGCTGCCCGACGGGCGGACGGTCACGCTGGGCAAGGAGCTGTTCCAATGCCCGGAGCTGCTGTTCAGCCCCCCGGAGATCCCAGGCCTGTCGCCCGTGGGCATCCCCACCATGGCCAAGCTGAGTCTTCACAAGGTGCCCCTGGAGGTGCGGACCGACGTGGCCCAGAACGTGCTGCTCTGCGGCGGCTCCTCACTCTTCTCCGGGTTCGAGGGCCGCTTCCGCGCTGAGCTGCTGCGCAGTGTGCCCCCGGAGGCCCACGTGGTGGTGGCGGCCCAGCCCAGCAGGAACTTCTCCGTGTGGATCGGGGGCTCCATCCTGGCCTCGCTGCGTGCCTTCCAGTCCTGCTGGGTCCTGCGGGAGCAGTACGAGGAGCAGGGGCCCCACATCGTGTACCGCAAGTGCTACTGacgaggggcaggggtgggtgtgggtgggagtTATGCGCAGTAAAGCTTCTGCTGCCTAGCCGGCTCCGATGTCCTGcctttccccccaacccccaccccgacctaccccacccccacccccacgccggGCCAGGTCCACTCCTGgacccaccctgcccacctccctgatGGCTGGTTACCTTCCAAGACATCCCTCTTTCTGCCCTGCCTCAGCTCACTTCCCATGATCCACCCCCTGAGACACCTCAGTTGTGACTCCCTAACCCACCTCCCCCATGGCAAGTCCCCCCAGACACCTCCGTATCCTAACCCTGTCTCACCCTTCTCCCATGACCGCAAGGCACTCAGGTTGAGAttcccctccccaagcccacacCAAAGACATTCGTGATTCTGAGCACCCCAAATCCATCCCCTCACTGGTATCCCTGGTCCATTACCCAAAGTTCTCTGACACCCTGATATTCTGGACATCGCCCCATGAGTGCTGAATCTGTACACCCACCACCAAGATCCACCCTCtaagctctgccctccccagtgaTTGCTTCCCCAGACTGCTTCCATCCAGATACTCCCACAAATCATCCCCCTGTACCCCCACAGAACACCATGTTCTGATACCCAACCCCCAGGATGGCCCCTCTGCTCTCAGCCCACTCCCTTGCTCTGTATCTCCCCCAGAAATACTCCACATGGTCTCTTATTGCATCTCCTGACCCTGTTCCTCAGCCCCTGTAATCCTCCCAGGAAGGTTCTGGCCCCCAGGACCAACGTGTGATGACCCCACTAATGCCCTAGGCCAGCCCCTGTGTTCTGAACCCACCAACTCCCTCCCCAAAGACACTTTCCCCGGGCTGCCCCATGGTGAGCCCCAGGACACCCCACCCTGGGGTTTTCAGATTTCCCGGATGAAACCCATCCCCCAGGACCAATCCCCAGGTCCCATCTCATTAGGTTGAGACACCCATAGCCAGTGACATTCACAAGGGCTGCCCAGCACAACGTGACCCAGAGGCAGATAGATACCCATGGTGGGGGCTCCACCTGGACACTGGCTCCCTCCTGATGCCCCCACACAAGTCCCCAGGAGCCAATTGTCCTGGGCTGTCCATCCCCATCTCCCTCCATTCTGCTAGTAGTTTGTTCTAAGTTCACTCCATCTCCCCAAACCTCTGTCAGCCTATTCCAATACACCATGCCCAGGGTTTTCTAACTGAGACCTGCCCTGAGGATGCCCTATGAGGCCTCTCTCAGAATTGAGGGCTGGGCATTCTTCCCACAGGGTGCCCTgggtcctctctcctccctctgccttcatCCTTGGCCACCCTGGCCCCTGCTGGAGGCAGGATGTTCTGCCTTTATGCCACCCACCCCTGCTCAATGAACATCAGGACCTCTGGCCAGCAGCCTGGAGACATCCTCCCAGTGTCTCAACAAAATAAGCTTGAACCACCCAAGCTTATCCATGTTCACTCTGGGCCCTCTTCTCCCCAAGTCCAAGGGATCATTCATGCATCCCTTCTGCCAGTCAGTATGTACTGAGCATCGCTCACAGGCTGCCTGTCTTTGTCTTTCCCTGAGCCTTTCTATGTGTCTCTGactttgttttggggttttatttgctcatttgatgtttttctctctctgactcacCTGCCAGCACTGGTTCTTATGCAGGAATTTCCAGAATGGAAAGTAGTATATTCCTGGAGCATTGAACCCACCCCATGCATCCCCAGTAACTGCCATCACACaatggaggggagtggggagcagtgaAGGCCCTGGCTATGCCCACCCACCCTGTCCCACTGCATCCTGGCAGTGGTTCTAGCCCCATCCCAGGGCCAATGGGTGATCCTTAGCTGAGGACAGTCTCAGATTTCCAGATCACAAACATGCAGTGttggacacccccccccccacttgcctcccctcctgcctgctgcAGGCATCCTCAACCTGTAGAATCAGCAAGAACTCCCAGGAGGTTCCAAGGTAGTGAAGGGAACTGCTCCTTCttcccaccagggggcagcaccTCCGAGCGCAAGGCCCCTGGCGGCAGGGCCAAATTTAGAACTACCGAGGCTACAGCAAACCAGGCATCCCAGACCTCCAGGGAGACTCGCCCTGCACCAGCGCGTCAGAGCCCTGccagccacacacacagaaggagTGCGGGACAGGCTGAGTCTCAGATGCTACCGGAAGCGAGGAGGATGCAGAAAGTCCCGCCACCCTTGGGCTGCTAGGAAACCCAAAGGACTCTCATTTAGACCAGACTAAATTTTCCCCAGCGCCAAACCTCCCTTGGGACAGAAATTTTCTCTACAACCCTCTGGAAACGTGCCCTTCCCATTTGCACACTCCCAGGGATGGGGAGCTCACTACCTCAAGTCTGTTGTTAGAAACCTCATCTCCTCCCAGGAGTCGTAGGTAAACCTTCTCACTCTGCTTGCCACCCCCATCTGAGCACTGAGAGCACGGGAgaccctgagccccacccccacccgggcCCACATACACACCTAGAGCCTGCTATCTCTCAAGTCCAATATCCCCAACTTCTTCCATCTCTGGCTTTAAAGTTATTCACACATCCCTCACACAAACATTCAATGGCCAGTCACTACATGCCTGGCACTGCACTGAAATCTAAGGAAACCCAGTGAACAAGAAATTCTTGGGCacaaggttgtgggttcaatccccagggcctccaccagaaaaaagttaaatcaaaaagggttaagataataaattttgtgttatgtgctTTACCacaataaatcaaaattaaattttttaaattaaaaaaaaaatggagtctcTGCCTACCAGACCCTCCTTGGAAGGTCTGACCAGGAAAAGTGGGCTGGTCACTTCTCTTTTCCAGACACACTATTTCCAACAACTTCCACCTGTTCCGCATACTGACCCAcaagttttttccttcttatgCCCCCAAAtccacccactcccctccctcccacctcagcccAGTTCCTTCGTTGCTCACCTGGAAGATCGTGGGAGCCTCGTCTCTGGTGTCCCAGTCACCCCTCTCACCCTCCGGAAGACCCTTGCAGAGAGATTTTTGCAAAATGTAGCCAGGGCACTCTGGCGGAAAACCAAACCCAAGTTCTTAGGCAACTCTGAACCCTCTACTGATCTCCCCACACCTCTCTTTGGCTTTCCCTCCGTCCACCCTCACCCCCGTCTCACTTGTCACCTTTCTGTCCCTCCAACACACTGTTATGGATTGTACTgtgcccccccccaaattcatatgttggtaTGGTGGTGCCCTAGACGCCAGTAGcccagaatgtgactttatttggagacaGGCTCTTTGAAGTGGTGGTTAAGTTACAATGAAGACATTAGGGTGGGCCCCAAAGCAACTAGTCCTTATTGAAAAGGTGAAAGTATCACAGACAACACAGAGGGAtggccctgtgaggacacagggagaagacggccatccacagaacaaggagagaggcctcaggagaacccagccctgccgacacctggaTCTTgtacttctagcctccagaaatgtgagaaaatgaacttctgttgtttaagccacatcGTCTGTTACAGATTTTGTGATGACAGCCCTAGCAAGCCAAGAGATATATGGGCACCCCAAGTGGGTTGAGAGGTAGTTATCAATACCAGCCACGACCACGTGACCAGTGAGGACTGTGATTTTCATGAGTattcctttcttgttttgttataaatatgtgtgtctagtacataaatatacacatatatatattacgtACGTATTAAGGAAATatatttgctttcttcctctcttccctccataTCGTGTTAACATAAGATGTACTGACTTTATAGCAAAGTATTTAAGTATTAGTAACATTATGTCATAGTATTTCAATTACAGAATGGCAAAGAGAAGGGTAGATATCACTTAAGGACTTTATCTCCCTTTCTGGGGAAAGCGTTAATGCATTTTCGGTTGTAGGATGTCAGGTGGAAGCACAATCTTCTTATTGCCTTTATTTGCAGATTAAGTATGGTTTAAGGAGATGTGTGTGGCAAGTTGACAACGTGTGgatttgtgatggttaattttgtgtgtcaacttggtGAGACTATGGTGCCAAGATGTTTGTCAGAAACCAGTCCAGATGTTGCTAAGAAGATACATTTTagataagattaacatttaaatcagtggactttgaggaAAACAGATTACTCCTTGATAGTGTGGGTGgacctcatctaatcagttgaaggtctaCAGGAAAAAAGATTGGCTTCCCCCAAGAAAGGAGGAATTCTTCCAGCAGACTCCCTTCAGACTcttttcctgggtctctagccTGCCGGTACACCCTTGAGATTTTGGATTTGTCAGCCTCCACAGTTATATGggtcaattccttaaaataaatctctctctctacatatccATCCTAtcaattctgtttctctgaagaaccctgactaatataccTCAGAATTTGCACCTGCTATTCCCTCTATTCAGAATGCTCCTTCCAACCTCTTGTCTTACCAAAGGTACCCCTCCTTGTCAGTATGACACAAAGCTCTGaggccataaaaggaaaaataaaaacagctgatTTCAtgtaaacattgaaaaaaatctacaaggTAAAAGTCACGCAAACAatatcaagagaaatgaaataaaatttttaaaataaattttttaaaaatttaataaattaaataaaatttaaaagacaaatgacaagtGGCATAAACTATAGCTCACAACACAAAGGGACAAtgtccataatatataaagagctcagaaacaatcaagaaggaaaatattacAATTCAGTCCATGGAAAATTTAACAAAGGATATGAATCTTgaactcacagagaaagaaaagcaaacagttaTTAGTCACAGGAGATTTGCAACCTCATAAGAGAAATGAACATTATAACTATACTGTAATACTATTTTGAACCCATCAGATTGACAAAGATCGAAAGGTTTGATAACACCCCACAGTTGGTGAGGCTCCGGGGAAACTGGCACTCTCTTACTCTGATGATAAGAAAGGAAACTGGTCCAACCGCTATGCAGAATAAGTAGTAATATCTACCTAAATGAGAAACATATACACTTTCTGACCCAGCTATCACACTTCTAGGAATTTCTCCTTCTGATACAATCACTCCTATGTGAATGACAGTAAATGCAGTTATCCATTGTACACTGCAGCCCTTTATGGTGGCAAAATGTCCATGAGAACTGGTTACATTTCATGGAAACATAGGGAAATAGTATGCAGCTCTGAAAAAGGACCCAGAAAGGTGTGTTCACTGACATGGAGTGATCATGAGCCAAGATAcagtttaagtgaaaaaaagaaaagaaaagaaagtcccCCAGTAGTACGTTACCATTTatgtaaaaacaggaaaaatggaaatgtagATATTTGCCTGAAAATGCCTAGAATATTTCTAGATCTCACAAGAAATCTGAGTGGTGGCTGCTTCTAGGCCAGAGTTTCTCAAGCTGTACTTTATTATTATTCCCTAAGGTGCCatcatttttagacattttttacTTAATTAACAAAAGTTTAATACCACAGATCTACTGTGTATCTGTTTATagactctttttttattttattttttattgaagtgtagttgattgacaattttagtttcaggtgtacagcaaagtgattcagctatacatatacatacatatgtacacatacgttttcagattcttttccattatagtttattataagaagttgaatatagttccctgtgctatacagtgggtccttgttgttcatctattttatatatagtagtgtgtatctgttaatccccaactcctaattttgTTTATATACTCTATGTACATctctatacataaaaatagatttttttttgcacaCATTCCCCAAACCAATTTTCACTCCTTTGGGGATGCTATCACCTTCATGGAGGATTGATGATGCCTTTGGGGAGGTGACCAAGATGCCTGGGCATCAGGGGGAGAAGGAAACTTCTCACTGCTTGCCCTTATGAACTAGTAGAATTCTGAATCAtgtgaatgtatatttttttaatatgagtatTTACTTTAGGTCCATCCAGgtaactctgttttcttttttctctccctagCTGTGATCATCTGATTTGTTTGATTCCTTGTCAATGGATGGTGTTCCCCACATCAGCCTTGAGTTTGGGGAGGGCGGAGACCCCATGGGTATCATTGACACAGTGTTGCagccaataaatgtttgttagatGACTGAATGATGGGTGAGCTAAGAGGAATCCTTCCACAGAGaggccctctctctctcttcctcctagCATTAGAATCACAGAGATCTGGGTCCTAGTCACATCTCttcacaagctgtgtgaccttggacaaatgacctgacctctctgagcctcagtcaaCACACTTGTAAGATGAGGGTATATCAGTGTTCACTGCATGAAGAGGCTTTATAAGGATTAAGTTAGATCACACGTGTGCTCCAGGAGGTACAGAGAACACATCTCAAACTGCCGTTGTCtttggggctggagggtggggctggggtccatTTGGCATTTACTCTGTATATTAATGCATTGTTTGAATGTTTTACAAGTTCTCTAGCCAGCCCACTAGCTACAGAATCTGGAGACCCTCCTCCACGGTTTTGAGCAGAGAGAGAATCCATCAGTCCTGATTCCCTATTCTCAGGGGACCCAcaagagaaagaattcagagaaggtGGGGTCATCCCACCAGGCAAGTCACAGACCAGGTAGGGTCAAGGTGAGGCATGTGTTCCAGGGCCAAAAAGTGCAGCATcactggaaagggtgtggagaacatGGAACCCTCTTCCACTGTTGgaaggaatgtaatttggtgcagccactatggaaaatagtatggacattcttttaaaaactgaaaataaacttaccagatgatccagcaatcccactcctgggcacatatccagagaaaacactaatccaaaaagatatatgcaccccaatgttcacagcagcactatttacaatagccgagacatggaaacaaattatgtccatcaacagatgactgaataaagaagatgtggcctatatacacaatggaatactactcagccataaaaaggaacaaaataatgctatttgcagcaacatggatggacatagagatgatcatactaaatgaagtaagtcagacaaagataaatatcatgtTATGTCACTTTTAAGCAGAATgtaaaaaaagtgacacaaatcaacttatttacaaaacagaaacagactcacagatgacAGAAAACAAGTTGATGGTTAGCAAATGGaagagtgggggagggataaattaggagtttgggatttgaagatacaaactactatatataaaatagataaacaacaaggtcctactgtatagcacagggaactacattcaatatcttacaataacctacaatagaaaaataatataaaaaagaatatatatatatgtataactgaatcactatgctgtacaccagcaactaacattgtaaatcaactgtatgtcagtttgttaaaaaattataacatgGGACATGATAGAGGTGTTAAATATCACTACAGTGGCAAtcacataatatataaatgtatcaaattagcATGTTGTACATCTTGAATTGACACAGTGTTACGTGAGaaatatatctgaattttttttgaaaagaagtgtTATTTACTTTGATTGCTGAGATTCGGGGCGTCTCCTTAAATTTGCTCAGGGGAATGCTTTACTTACCTCATCCTACTCCTAGCCGAGTGGACAAAGACATCGGGAGGCTGGAAGATGCTGAGACAGTTTGCATGGCTGGCCCAGGAAGAAGAGACCAGAAGATCTCTCGAGACCTTGGCCACAGAGCCCGCTTCCCATGGAAACCAGGAAATCACCAACACCCCCATCGCCACCCACAGTGGGGCACCTATATTTGCTGCCCACTCTGCGCCCAGGTCATTGCCTCtggggtcacacacacacacaaacagacactCCTATACCCTCATCCCCAGTTGTCACCTGGGGTCTCCTGAAACTTTGCGCTTATAGATGTGGCTGccagatttggggaaaaaaggcaggGTGAGGGCTGCTGAACCAGGTGATAGGTTGATGATTAGGAGCTGATCAATTTTCCCAGAACCCCACTCACAGCTAACCAAGCCACTGGGTAGTGAGTGGAAAAGCTGCACCCAGCCCCCCTGGTTGGCGGTTGCCCCTCAGGTGGCAAGTCTTACCTCCTGCTCCTCAGTCCCCTTGTatccccttctccccagtccacacctcccccaacccagcttgccacccccttccccaccacgggcacccagcatcccctcccctttccagtctgcgcccaccaccaccaccttggaAACCCATAAGTCTCTTCTGCAAGAAGCAAATCTAATCACACTCCTCTCCTGCTCTATATCCTTCTATGGCTCCCCATGGCCCTGGGGCTAAACAGTTTTCCCAGAATCCCACTGAAGGCTGGACCAAAGCCCTGCTAACCCCCCATTCACAGTTCCCCTTTGTGATCAGCATTTCATTCCCACATACCTCTTTTGTTCCCTGGAACTCAACACTTTCCCTCCATCCTCAGGATCTTTGTACCAGCTGTGCCCTCCACCCAGAACACTTTCTCCCTCCTGCTTTTCCCTAGTTAATGCCTATCCCTGCTTCAGATCTCGCCTCTGGGAAGCACTTTGTGATCACCCAGGGAGGTCAGGCCCACGAGCACCAGGCTTCAGTTCAGCCTAACACGTATCAGGACTGAACCTTCTAGCATGGGCCACTCGACCAACGTCAGCCTTCAGGAAGTATCTGGCCACTGTATCCAGGAACTAGCATGTCGTAGGTCCTCAACCAACACTTACAGGACAATTTGAGAGCTTTCTACTCAGTGGAAGGAACAGACAGAAGAACTGAGATCAGAAtgtcatggaaaaaaataatttctgatagTGAAAAATGCcctgaagaaaattaaacaggGCAATGTGATGGGTGATGGGAGGTGAGCTGAGAAGACGAGGGGagcacattccaggcagagggaacctcAAGGGtaaaggcctggaggcaggaccAGCTTGACATGTTTAGAGGACACAGTCAAgtgagtgagggagagaaagggagggggtggaggtgggtcgTGCAGGTGCTGCAGGGCAACGACAATATTAAACTTTACCCAAACTCTGTGATCCGGGAAAATAGTGAAGGGTAAGCATCCCCGCTGCCTCTTCACGTTCCTCTAAGGAACAGCCCTCCCACATGACTCTGATGCATCTCACAGATGCCTGCTGTGATGGTTAAACTGTCTGTGTCAACTTTACTTGGGCCatagggtgcccagatatttggtcaaatgttctgggtatgtctgtgaggctgttggTGGGTGCGTTAACATTTACTTCTGTAGACTGAGGGAAGCCAATGGTCTGCcgagtgtgggtgggcctcgtccaatcagttgaaggcagGCTAGACCGAAAGACTGACGTTCCTCCTAGTAAAAGAGAATGCCCTCCGCCTGACAGCCCTTTGATGAGTGCATCTTTTGGCGGTGGGGGGAGCCCTTTGCACTTGAACTGAgacatcagctcttcctgggtcttcAGCCTGCTTGATTCATCCACTAGACCTTGTATCTTGTTGGCCTCCGTAATCACATAAGACAACcccttataataaatatttatgccGAGCTTTAGATATGTATCTAGGTAAATAGATCTACAGTAGATATCTAGATCTATATCTAGATAGATAAATATAGACAGATATAGAAATGTAATATACACATACTATAGATATATATAACATAGAGATCGCTATATATTAAGCTGTCTCTACATTAAGATATAGATGATTTATATAAGATATAGACATCTGTTTTAAGACATAGAAATTTCTATATATGTAGATCTATAGATACCTATATTATATAGATATTGTCTATATACCGATAACTATATAGATGGATAAATATCTCTCTCCATAAAGAGCgcagatagagagagagagagaggacagtagatagatatatagatccATCTTACTGGTTCTGTCCCTCTGAATAATCCTAATACAGATTTCCTTGTGTACCTATGACAAGACCAAGACACAGAACCAGCCCCCTCACAAATTCCCACTCATTGCCTCCTAAGCGATTAGCTAAACTGCCCATCCCCACTGATCGATTGGAACAAATACTTGCTAACCAAACTTTGGTGaagtttctctccctccttcagtCCCCTGAACTTAGACTCTCGTCCTCTGATCCAGCAGACGGCTCCTCCCGAGAGCAGGCTGGTCCCAGGGTAAAGGGTGTCCCATCATGTGGCCCTTGCATCCACACCCCTACGCCTGGTCCTTTCTGGCCTGTTCATTcctctttataaaaagaaagccCTCTCACCTCCCTCTTGGGTTCTCAGTCAGAGTGTCTCCCTGTGGAAcagtcccttccctcctcccttacAATAATCCTTTAGAATAAAGGTTCTCCTTACTAAgtccagatttattttttattgacagcTGCAGGGAGgactttgggtttgttttttttttttctctaggagCAATAGGGAGCTATGGGGTGCTGAGAGCAAGGATGTGACAGGTTCGGGGCCACCCCATGGATCTGGAGAATCCATGAAGAGGCTCAAGCCACAGGCAGAGTTAGGAAGCAGGTGGATTTAAGCTGCATTTTGGAGGGCGAGTGGGCAGAAGCGTAAGAAACAGAGGCAAGGTCTCTGGAAGTCCCCAAATCTCTGGCATAATAAATTCCAAGAGTTTCACCATTTGTAGCAAGAATCAGTGCAGGAAGGCGGCCCAGGATCAGGAGGGGAGAGTCAGCTTGGAGCAAGGGGTAAAGGGTAACAGTCCCTGTGAGTGCCGTTCATCAGGAGGCTGAGAGCCACAGAGCATCAGAGCCtgacagaggaaactgaggcacagagctgcCCTGTGACCTGAGTGCAGCCGTCCCGCGTGCccctggcagagccaggatccgAACCCTGACTCCCTGCCTCCCCGATTCAGCTGGTCCCACTGCTCTCCCCTATTCCCTGAGGAACTGAAACGTGATTGATTACTGAGTTTAACCAGGGGGACAGGAGTGAGGGCATTCTGGGTAGGGGAACATCAAGTGGAGAGGtgtggaggctgagagagggaaaGCCAGGTGCAGGACACGGATTATAATAGTTACTAGCAGGTGTCAGCCCTTCCTACTTGCGAAGTGCTGCACTAACCACCCAGAGGCTGTTACCTCCTCCGCGTCTCCCCCTGAGGTCAGAACTATCATTATCTCCATTCTAcacaaggggaaactgaggcccaggggggCCAGGTTAAGGACTCAGCAGTGCAGAGCCCTCTCCCCTCTGACTGGGGACACGGACTAGGAGGGGGTGGCTCCAAGTCTTTCTCCGCTGCTTcgtgcccccagcccaggccccaagACAGGAAGACAGTGGCCAGGACAGCCCTGctagagggagggggagggaccgGGCCAAACCACGGACAGCATTTCTCAGAATTTACAgtatggtgggaggaggggaggctggggctgcctcCACGTCCCCACAGCAGCAGGGAGAGATGGGGTGATGGGGGCAACCCCAGGCTCATGCCTTATGGGAGGGGACTCCACTCgcctccatcctccccacctctTTGAGTTTCAAGGTGTGGGGGGCCGCACTTGGGGAGACTTGAGGGGGACCCCCTATACCCAGGCTCTAGGACACGGGTGCATGAGTGTTTCATGTCCCTACAGTTTCCAGCACAGGCGTGTACATGCATGTGTCATGGCACACATGCACACCCGggccagagtgtgtgtgtgtgtgtgcacgtgagtcAACTCAGGCCAACCAGGCATTTCACCCCCAGTCACCAGGGCACACCACAGAGCCGGGGCTGGTGGGGCTCCCCTACTCCCATCCCCCCCTCAGGCAGTGTGTCCAGGCAGGGACCTGACAGGGGGCCAGGTCCTTCCACATCCCCTCAGCATTCTGTGCCCAGGTCCCTGATCAATCTCTTCCCTTCCATCTCTCAGATGCCCCTCTGTCCTCTGTGCCTGGCAGACTCAAtggcacttaaaaatatttaggtgaaattcacaaaacagaaaattaacattttaaagcgAACAA
The genomic region above belongs to Camelus ferus isolate YT-003-E chromosome 22, BCGSAC_Cfer_1.0, whole genome shotgun sequence and contains:
- the ACTL9 gene encoding actin-like protein 9, producing the protein MDTNQRDPPEPQPSPEDPKPGLNPSSILVNKTLPLDPPSMVGDRLPPKTGAVVIDMGTGTCKVGFAGQARPTYTVATIVGCQPKKPATTGQPVLETFIGEAARTRPELTLMRPVRNGIVVDWDAAELIWRHMLEHDLRVATRDHPLLFSDPPFSPITNREKLVEVAFESLNSPAMYVASQSVLSVYAHGRVSGLVVDTGHGVTYTVPVFQGYNLPHATERLDLAGAHLTAFLAEMLLGSGLPLGQQDLDTVENIKHRYCYVAPDLLKEQTRPELECRQTLKLPDGRTVTLGKELFQCPELLFSPPEIPGLSPVGIPTMAKLSLHKVPLEVRTDVAQNVLLCGGSSLFSGFEGRFRAELLRSVPPEAHVVVAAQPSRNFSVWIGGSILASLRAFQSCWVLREQYEEQGPHIVYRKCY